A section of the Salvelinus sp. IW2-2015 linkage group LG7, ASM291031v2, whole genome shotgun sequence genome encodes:
- the apex2 gene encoding DNA-(apurinic or apyrimidinic site) endonuclease 2 isoform X1: protein MLTSYVYKRQKVTRDLLDERTAIVEGYNSYFSFSRGRSGYSGVATYCKDSATPFAAEEGLTGLLTTNHEGTIGCYGDPREFSSEELQLLDNEGRAVLTQHRVMCEDTPETVTVINVYCPRADPEKPERKNFKLQFYKLLQCRAEAILEAGSRVIILGDVNTSHRPIDHCDPDYIDDFDDHPGRKWLNGLLVDDSEGKDYGKNDEEESENTSSKPLSSGKFVDTFRHFHPTRSKAFTCWNTMTGARQTNYGTRIDYIFADHPLVKMGFVAADIMPEVEGSDHCPVWGKLCCPLLSSSKLPPFCTRNLPEFAGRQQKLSRFLVKMDQQQPAREACRDPLPGSQETGETRENLNPLGSAGTSSTGKKRKLAVESGVPKSKKIMTLKAATPKPQGNLLAFFKPKSMPVAPTREDPVSQCERGEERNEVTPSQPHTFKGGHSAGQDVPSIPGTRTEDPQGVCMGDNVHEPGSNIQGVNNQNQGKDVALASEATVDPPCLRKGASLGGFWKTVLRGPPPPPPCKSHGEPCVLRTVKKAGPNMGKQFFVCNRPQGHASNPEARCNFFSWVDKGK from the exons ATGCTGACATCGTATGTGTACAAGAGACAAAAAGTAACAA GAGACCTGTTGGATGAGAGGACTGCTATTGTTGAAGGTTATAACTCCTATTTCAGCTTTAGTCGTGGACGCAGTGGCTACTCAG GAGTTGCTACTTACTGCAAAGACAGTGCCACCCCATTTGCTGCAGAGGAGGGCTTGACCGGTCTGCTGACCACCAACCACGAGGGGACCATTGGATGCTATGGTGACCCGAGAGAGTTCTCCAGTGAGGAGCTACAGCTCCTGGACAACGAGGGAAGGGCTGTTCTCACACAGCACAGAGTCAT GTGTGAAGACACACCTGAAACAGTTACGGTTATCAATGTATACTGCCCACGAGCTGACCCAGAAAAGCCTGAACGTAAAAATTTCAAACTGCAGTTCTACAAGCTGCTTCAATGTCGGGCTGAAGCAATTTTGGAAGCTGGGAG CCGTGTAATCATCTTGGGAGATGTGAATACATCCCACCGGCCCATAGATCACTGTGACCCAGATTACATA GATGATTTTGATGATCACCCCGGCAGGAAATGGCTAAACGGTTTACTGGTTGATGACAGTGAAGGAAAGGACTATGGAAAAAACGATGAGGAAGAGTCTGAGAATACCTCATCAAAACCCCTCAGCAGCGGCAAGTTTGTGGACACCTTCCGCCATTTTCACCCAACACGCTCCAAGGCCTTCACCTGTTGGAACACTATGACTGGAGCCAGGCAGACCAACTATGGCACACGTATCGACTACATCTTCGCAGACCATCCCTTGGTTAAAATGGGGTTTGTGGCAGCAGACATCATGCCAGAGGTGGAGGGGTCTGATCACTGCCCTGTCTGGGGGAAACTGTGCtgccccctcctgtccagctccaAGCTGCCTCCCTTCTGTACCCGCAACCTACCAGAGTTCGCTGGCAGGCAGCAGAAACTCTCACGCTTCCTCGTCAAGATGGACCAACAACAACCTGCCAGAGAGGCCTGCAGGGACCCACTACCAGGATCTCAGGAGACTGGGGAGACCCGAGAGAACCTGAATCCACTGGGATCAGCAGGGACCAGCTCCACTGGAAAGAAACGGAAGTTGGCAGTGGAATCTGGTGTCCCAAAGAGCAAAAAGATTATGACACTGAAGGCTGCTACCCCAAAGCCCCAGGGCAACCTCCTAGCCTTTTTCAAGCCCAAATCCATGCCTGTGGCCCCAACCAGGGAAGACCCTGTGAGTCAGtgtgagaggggagaagagagaaatgaaGTGACCCCATCACAACCACATACCTTCAAGGGAGGACATTCTGCAGGACAAGATGTCCCTTCAATTCCAGGCACGCGCACAGAAGATCCCCAGGGTGTCTGTATGGGAGACAATGTCCATGAACCGGGCAGCAACATACAGGGTGTCAATAATCAAAACCAGGGGAAGGATGTAGCCCTGGCTtcagaggctactgtagaccccCCATGTCTCAGGAAGGGGGCTTCACTGGGTGGGTTCTGGAAGACGGTCCTGCGTGGGCCACCCCCACCGCCCCCCTGTAAGTCTCATGGGGAACCCTGTGTACTCCGCACAGTCAAGAAGGCAGGTCCAAACATGGGCAAGCAGTTCTTTGTGTGTAACCGCCCTCAGGGTCATGCATCCAATCCTGAGGCTCGCTGTAACTTCTTTTCCTGGGTGGATAAAGGAAAATAG
- the apex2 gene encoding DNA-(apurinic or apyrimidinic site) endonuclease 2 isoform X2 — translation MCEDTPETVTVINVYCPRADPEKPERKNFKLQFYKLLQCRAEAILEAGSRVIILGDVNTSHRPIDHCDPDYIDDFDDHPGRKWLNGLLVDDSEGKDYGKNDEEESENTSSKPLSSGKFVDTFRHFHPTRSKAFTCWNTMTGARQTNYGTRIDYIFADHPLVKMGFVAADIMPEVEGSDHCPVWGKLCCPLLSSSKLPPFCTRNLPEFAGRQQKLSRFLVKMDQQQPAREACRDPLPGSQETGETRENLNPLGSAGTSSTGKKRKLAVESGVPKSKKIMTLKAATPKPQGNLLAFFKPKSMPVAPTREDPVSQCERGEERNEVTPSQPHTFKGGHSAGQDVPSIPGTRTEDPQGVCMGDNVHEPGSNIQGVNNQNQGKDVALASEATVDPPCLRKGASLGGFWKTVLRGPPPPPPCKSHGEPCVLRTVKKAGPNMGKQFFVCNRPQGHASNPEARCNFFSWVDKGK, via the exons AT GTGTGAAGACACACCTGAAACAGTTACGGTTATCAATGTATACTGCCCACGAGCTGACCCAGAAAAGCCTGAACGTAAAAATTTCAAACTGCAGTTCTACAAGCTGCTTCAATGTCGGGCTGAAGCAATTTTGGAAGCTGGGAG CCGTGTAATCATCTTGGGAGATGTGAATACATCCCACCGGCCCATAGATCACTGTGACCCAGATTACATA GATGATTTTGATGATCACCCCGGCAGGAAATGGCTAAACGGTTTACTGGTTGATGACAGTGAAGGAAAGGACTATGGAAAAAACGATGAGGAAGAGTCTGAGAATACCTCATCAAAACCCCTCAGCAGCGGCAAGTTTGTGGACACCTTCCGCCATTTTCACCCAACACGCTCCAAGGCCTTCACCTGTTGGAACACTATGACTGGAGCCAGGCAGACCAACTATGGCACACGTATCGACTACATCTTCGCAGACCATCCCTTGGTTAAAATGGGGTTTGTGGCAGCAGACATCATGCCAGAGGTGGAGGGGTCTGATCACTGCCCTGTCTGGGGGAAACTGTGCtgccccctcctgtccagctccaAGCTGCCTCCCTTCTGTACCCGCAACCTACCAGAGTTCGCTGGCAGGCAGCAGAAACTCTCACGCTTCCTCGTCAAGATGGACCAACAACAACCTGCCAGAGAGGCCTGCAGGGACCCACTACCAGGATCTCAGGAGACTGGGGAGACCCGAGAGAACCTGAATCCACTGGGATCAGCAGGGACCAGCTCCACTGGAAAGAAACGGAAGTTGGCAGTGGAATCTGGTGTCCCAAAGAGCAAAAAGATTATGACACTGAAGGCTGCTACCCCAAAGCCCCAGGGCAACCTCCTAGCCTTTTTCAAGCCCAAATCCATGCCTGTGGCCCCAACCAGGGAAGACCCTGTGAGTCAGtgtgagaggggagaagagagaaatgaaGTGACCCCATCACAACCACATACCTTCAAGGGAGGACATTCTGCAGGACAAGATGTCCCTTCAATTCCAGGCACGCGCACAGAAGATCCCCAGGGTGTCTGTATGGGAGACAATGTCCATGAACCGGGCAGCAACATACAGGGTGTCAATAATCAAAACCAGGGGAAGGATGTAGCCCTGGCTtcagaggctactgtagaccccCCATGTCTCAGGAAGGGGGCTTCACTGGGTGGGTTCTGGAAGACGGTCCTGCGTGGGCCACCCCCACCGCCCCCCTGTAAGTCTCATGGGGAACCCTGTGTACTCCGCACAGTCAAGAAGGCAGGTCCAAACATGGGCAAGCAGTTCTTTGTGTGTAACCGCCCTCAGGGTCATGCATCCAATCCTGAGGCTCGCTGTAACTTCTTTTCCTGGGTGGATAAAGGAAAATAG